A portion of the Arcobacter sp. F155 genome contains these proteins:
- a CDS encoding DUF2116 family Zn-ribbon domain-containing protein, whose protein sequence is MSHCPYCGKKIAMSKAFCSRSCKENYFQLIAIQVPKPFLKRIFVFCTPEQREVEIENFGNRHGWRIDLLQKKIEELAIEYGYIESN, encoded by the coding sequence ATGTCACATTGTCCATACTGTGGTAAAAAGATTGCTATGAGTAAGGCTTTTTGTTCAAGAAGCTGTAAAGAGAACTATTTTCAATTAATTGCAATACAGGTACCAAAACCATTTTTAAAAAGAATTTTTGTTTTTTGTACTCCTGAACAAAGAGAAGTAGAGATTGAAAACTTTGGAAATAGACATGGCTGGAGAATTGATCTATTGCAAAAGAAAATTGAAGAATTGGCAATAGAATATGGATACATCGAGTCAAATTAG
- the hemN gene encoding oxygen-independent coproporphyrinogen III oxidase — protein MIDFKKFEKYSRPGPRYTSYPTAPEFSESFAQEDLKEYFKNQDSNRNLSLYVHLPFCRSACYFCGCNVIFTSKEDKKVRYLEYLQKELNILKQHLNTSREVTQMHFGGGTPTFFSPEQLEEVISMIKEVFPNFSSDAEISCEVDPRYFTKEHMDVLKAGGFNRLSFGVQDLNEEVQKTIHRIQPYETTQNVMNIAREAGIKSINIDLIYGLPHQNKKTFHETIEKVIKLNPDRLAVFNYAHVPWLMKTMRKFDESTFAPPSEKLEILKDTIEFFTTNGYKMVGMDHFAKPEDELFKAIEKGELHRNFQGYTTKGGADLIGIGVTSIGNGVDYYAQNFKDLKQYEAAIDNGDLPIFKGYKLSDDDILRQYVIMELMSNFSLNIKRVEENFKIDFNEYFDDAIEALNEFVEAELVEITEDKIQVSQTGTMLIRNICMPFDAYLNKIPENKRRFSKTI, from the coding sequence ATGATTGATTTTAAAAAATTTGAAAAATATTCAAGACCAGGACCTAGATATACTTCATATCCTACGGCTCCTGAGTTTTCTGAAAGCTTTGCACAAGAAGATTTAAAAGAGTATTTTAAAAACCAAGATAGTAATAGAAACTTATCTTTATATGTACATTTACCTTTTTGTAGATCTGCCTGTTATTTTTGTGGATGCAATGTTATTTTTACATCTAAAGAGGATAAAAAAGTAAGATATTTAGAGTATTTACAAAAAGAGTTAAATATTTTAAAACAGCATCTAAATACTTCTAGAGAAGTAACTCAAATGCACTTTGGAGGAGGAACTCCAACATTCTTCTCACCTGAACAATTAGAAGAAGTAATCTCTATGATTAAAGAGGTTTTCCCTAATTTTAGTTCTGATGCTGAAATTTCTTGTGAAGTAGACCCTAGATATTTTACAAAAGAACATATGGATGTACTTAAAGCTGGTGGCTTTAATAGACTTTCATTTGGTGTACAAGATTTAAATGAAGAGGTTCAAAAAACTATTCATAGAATCCAACCATACGAAACTACTCAAAATGTGATGAATATCGCTAGAGAAGCTGGAATTAAATCTATAAATATCGATTTAATTTATGGTCTTCCTCACCAAAACAAAAAAACATTCCATGAAACTATTGAAAAAGTTATAAAGTTAAATCCTGATAGATTAGCAGTATTTAACTATGCTCATGTTCCATGGCTTATGAAAACAATGAGAAAGTTTGATGAATCAACTTTTGCTCCTCCATCAGAGAAATTAGAGATTTTAAAAGATACTATTGAATTTTTTACAACAAATGGTTATAAAATGGTTGGAATGGATCACTTTGCAAAACCAGAAGATGAACTATTTAAAGCTATTGAAAAAGGTGAGCTTCACAGAAATTTCCAAGGTTATACAACTAAAGGTGGTGCTGATTTAATAGGGATTGGTGTTACCTCTATTGGAAACGGTGTTGATTATTATGCACAAAACTTCAAAGACTTAAAACAGTATGAAGCTGCAATTGATAATGGTGATTTACCAATTTTCAAAGGTTATAAATTAAGTGATGATGATATTTTAAGACAATATGTAATCATGGAACTTATGAGTAACTTCTCTTTAAATATTAAAAGAGTTGAAGAAAACTTCAAAATAGACTTTAATGAATACTTTGATGATGCAATTGAAGCTTTAAATGAGTTTGTTGAGGCTGAGCTTGTAGAAATCACAGAAGATAAAATCCAAGTATCGCAAACAGGAACGATGCTTATTAGAAATATTTGTATGCCATTTGATGCATATTTAAATAAAATTCCTGAAAATAAAAGAAGATTTTCTAAGACAATTTAG
- a CDS encoding hybrid sensor histidine kinase/response regulator, with the protein MDTSSQISQFSDTILNESTLLFLEPDEQIRKDTLSTLEKVFKKVLVGSDGKEGLDLFLTHKSEVDLIITDIDMPNLDGIGFLSHVREEDPEIPVLIFTVFNDINQLIKTIKLKITDYIVKPMQLNTTLKIMHKILDDIANKKVVEKQRNELVIYKDILDKENLVSETDLKGIITYANDIFCEVSGYSREELIGKPHSIVRHPDISKEVYKELWETIQNKETWKGKIKNRAKDGSTYYVQATVFPILDNEGNIEKYVGSRFLITEQEEERHKLKKYIMHQKSQKVKHEKQLQEEFQDAVHAAKMETDEKMAKFIQGLNEQIKSLREKHSDDKGRILSLERKYKESNDKLDNMQKAYQEKVEKLHKTAVISLEKYNSFKKKNALITEKIEKSQEAIKTLQSYIDEYRKKIADLEDLIEAYEKQYGKITVR; encoded by the coding sequence ATGGATACATCGAGTCAAATTAGTCAGTTTTCTGACACTATCTTAAATGAATCAACACTATTATTTTTAGAACCAGATGAACAAATAAGAAAAGATACTTTATCAACTCTTGAGAAGGTTTTTAAAAAAGTTTTAGTTGGAAGTGATGGGAAGGAAGGGTTAGACCTCTTCCTTACTCATAAATCTGAAGTTGATTTAATCATAACTGATATTGATATGCCTAATCTTGATGGCATAGGATTTTTATCTCATGTAAGAGAAGAAGACCCCGAGATACCAGTTCTTATTTTCACAGTTTTTAATGATATTAATCAGTTAATAAAAACTATCAAATTAAAAATCACAGACTATATTGTAAAACCTATGCAGTTGAATACTACACTTAAAATAATGCATAAAATACTTGATGACATTGCAAATAAAAAAGTTGTAGAAAAACAAAGAAATGAGCTTGTTATCTATAAAGATATTTTAGATAAAGAAAATTTAGTTTCTGAAACAGATTTAAAAGGTATCATAACTTATGCAAATGATATTTTCTGTGAGGTTTCTGGATACTCAAGAGAAGAGCTTATTGGTAAACCACATAGTATAGTAAGACACCCTGATATCTCAAAAGAAGTTTATAAAGAGCTTTGGGAAACAATCCAAAATAAAGAGACATGGAAGGGTAAAATTAAAAATAGAGCAAAAGATGGCAGTACTTATTATGTACAGGCTACAGTTTTCCCTATTTTAGACAATGAAGGTAATATTGAAAAATACGTTGGAAGTAGATTTTTAATTACAGAGCAAGAAGAAGAAAGACATAAACTTAAAAAATATATCATGCATCAGAAGTCTCAAAAAGTAAAACATGAAAAGCAGCTACAAGAAGAGTTTCAAGATGCTGTACATGCTGCAAAGATGGAAACTGATGAAAAGATGGCTAAGTTTATCCAAGGTCTTAATGAGCAGATTAAAAGCCTTAGAGAAAAACATAGTGATGATAAAGGTAGAATCCTATCTTTAGAGAGAAAATATAAAGAGTCTAATGATAAACTAGACAATATGCAAAAAGCATATCAAGAAAAAGTAGAAAAACTTCATAAAACAGCTGTAATCTCTTTAGAGAAATACAATAGTTTCAAAAAGAAAAATGCTTTAATTACAGAAAAAATAGAGAAGTCGCAAGAAGCAATAAAAACTTTACAAAGTTATATTGATGAATATAGAAAGAAAATTGCTGATTTAGAAGATTTAATTGAGGCTTATGAGAAGCAGTATGGAAAGATTACCGTTAGGTAG
- a CDS encoding PAS domain-containing sensor histidine kinase, whose protein sequence is MKEIEKLQRNNQELQEIINNSWDGIGIIDYDTNLVYLNNAFIPMLGFDKNELKNRPFIDLMEEEYKKPFLKLLKKEFKENKYKAEIDIACLRKDKQKIFLKVTISSMLNRDLFVINTKDITSSISDEQIVDDFVLSMHTDLHGHITKVSKAFLEFFTFEKDALIGEHYSKIIHEDIDPIVFKNINKSLLTYQEYSGKIKGKNSLNEAIWLNIKAKAIFNKYGDITGYTYLLFDITNEVTSKDEISILNKQVETSKKEIDIKNNLLKEQSKLSIMNETLQRLSHEWRQPLNFISIQAQKLELEYSMGNEPSTDDTLNVLDNIKEEANNLSNTIEKFSEFLKPSSKKTQIELQSFFDKINDSLKEELKDSKVQLNIKLNNKLSFLSYEEDFKTLFLNILKNSIENFEKNSISNRKVDIIQSFENGRLYFNITDNAGGIETSILNKIFEPYFSTKTERNGVGLGLYVCKMIVNLHLDGIITATSENKNTIIKISIPIEEDLIK, encoded by the coding sequence ATGAAAGAGATAGAAAAACTTCAAAGAAATAATCAAGAATTACAAGAGATTATAAATAACTCTTGGGATGGTATCGGAATTATAGATTATGACACAAACTTAGTCTATTTAAATAATGCCTTTATTCCCATGCTTGGATTTGACAAAAATGAACTAAAAAATAGACCCTTTATTGACCTAATGGAAGAAGAATATAAAAAGCCTTTTTTAAAGCTTTTAAAAAAAGAGTTTAAAGAAAATAAGTACAAAGCTGAAATTGATATTGCTTGCTTAAGAAAAGACAAACAAAAAATATTTTTAAAAGTAACTATCTCTTCTATGTTAAATAGAGACCTTTTTGTAATAAATACAAAAGATATTACAAGTAGTATCTCTGATGAACAAATTGTTGATGACTTCGTACTTTCAATGCATACTGATTTACATGGACATATTACAAAAGTTAGTAAGGCTTTCTTAGAGTTTTTCACTTTTGAAAAAGATGCTTTAATAGGAGAACATTATAGTAAAATAATCCATGAAGACATAGACCCTATTGTTTTTAAAAACATTAATAAATCACTACTTACTTATCAAGAATACAGTGGAAAAATCAAGGGTAAAAATAGTTTAAATGAAGCTATCTGGTTAAATATAAAAGCAAAAGCAATATTCAATAAATATGGGGATATTACAGGGTATACTTATCTTTTATTTGACATTACAAATGAGGTTACATCAAAAGATGAGATTTCAATATTAAATAAACAAGTAGAAACCTCTAAAAAAGAGATTGATATAAAAAACAATCTACTTAAAGAGCAATCTAAACTATCAATTATGAATGAAACTCTGCAAAGATTGTCTCATGAATGGAGACAACCACTAAACTTTATTTCAATACAAGCACAAAAGCTAGAACTTGAATACTCTATGGGCAATGAACCTTCAACGGATGATACACTAAATGTACTTGATAATATTAAAGAAGAAGCAAATAATCTATCAAATACAATAGAGAAGTTTTCTGAGTTTTTAAAACCAAGTAGTAAAAAAACACAAATAGAGCTTCAAAGCTTTTTTGATAAAATCAATGATTCACTTAAAGAAGAACTAAAAGACTCTAAAGTCCAACTAAATATTAAACTAAATAATAAGCTATCGTTTTTATCTTATGAAGAAGATTTCAAAACACTATTTTTAAATATTTTAAAAAACTCAATTGAAAACTTTGAGAAAAATAGTATAAGTAATAGAAAAGTTGATATTATTCAAAGTTTTGAAAATGGAAGATTATATTTTAATATTACTGATAATGCAGGTGGAATAGAAACTTCAATTTTAAATAAAATATTTGAGCCATACTTTTCAACAAAGACTGAAAGAAATGGTGTTGGCTTGGGATTATATGTATGTAAAATGATTGTAAACTTACATTTAGATGGTATAATTACAGCCACAAGTGAAAATAAAAATACAATAATAAAAATTTCAATACCCATAGAAGAGGATTTAATTAAATGA
- the polA gene encoding DNA polymerase I — MKKTITVIDTFGFLFRAYYALPPLKSKSGFPTGLLTGFMNFISNIGRDFQTDYLVFALDAKGDTFRKEIYEEYKSHRPDVPEDLLKQLPIAIEWIEQMGFQTAMEDGYEADDVIASIAKDAKEKNLEVRVVSHDKDLYQLIDDNVYLFDPIKKSVVDAQKCFDKYGVTPAQFTDYQSLLGDSADNVPGVKGVGAKTAEALIKQFDNLDNIYENLENIEKTRWKNLLTEGKDLAYVSKKLVTLYTECHAIEDIEKYVLPQENPILKIADTLIEYDLNRIISKVEKDGLSYKTSIPKGYEEKPVEVKQELKTEYILLNDEKKLLEVVSSIPEIAIVAFDTETTDLDVRNASLVGFSFSFEEGKGYYVPVGHYYLGVPNQVSKEVSKQAIEILNKRKLVLQNFKYDFAIVKNQLGVELNLYADTMILAWLLDTSSKIGLDALAQKYFDHEMISFKSIVKRGENFSNVDINEACKYAAEDAVFTRNIYFKLLDEFKEKEIEHLVELAHEKEFDFIYVLANMEENGIKLDVKKLEELKEKSNAHIIELKSKIYETAGVEFNINSPKQLGEVLFDTLGLPPSKKTKSGYSTNEVVLQKLYEEHAVIPLILEYREAFKLQSTYIEPLLELALKDDENRIYTSFLQTGTATGRLSSKNPNLQNIPVRTPAGAEIRSVFIPKDGYKLVGIDYSQIELRLLAHFSEDEALVSAFNDDKDIHHQTAVKIFGEEEAKEKRSIAKSINFGLLYGMGSRKLADTLGISTKEAKQYIESYFKAFVSVKDYFKSVEDGALEEGYVETLLKRRRLFDFDSANAMMRAAYLRESVNTLFQGSAADLIKLSMLKIYEEFKDNEDIKMLLQIHDELIFEVKESEVEKITNKLVEIMENIYELKIPLKVSKTIGNTWQELK; from the coding sequence ATGAAAAAAACAATCACAGTAATTGATACATTTGGATTTTTATTTAGAGCTTATTATGCATTACCACCTTTAAAATCAAAAAGTGGTTTTCCAACAGGTCTTTTAACAGGTTTTATGAACTTTATATCAAATATAGGAAGAGATTTTCAAACAGACTACTTAGTATTTGCCCTTGATGCAAAAGGAGATACTTTTAGAAAAGAGATATATGAAGAGTATAAATCTCATAGACCAGATGTTCCAGAAGACTTATTAAAACAACTTCCTATTGCAATTGAGTGGATTGAACAAATGGGCTTTCAAACTGCTATGGAAGATGGTTATGAAGCCGATGATGTTATTGCTTCAATTGCAAAAGATGCAAAAGAGAAAAACCTTGAAGTAAGAGTTGTTTCTCATGATAAAGATTTATATCAATTAATTGACGATAATGTTTACTTATTTGACCCAATAAAAAAATCAGTAGTAGATGCGCAAAAATGTTTTGATAAATATGGTGTAACACCAGCACAATTTACAGACTATCAATCTTTATTAGGGGATAGTGCCGATAATGTTCCAGGAGTAAAAGGTGTTGGAGCTAAAACAGCAGAAGCTTTAATTAAACAGTTTGATAACTTAGACAATATTTATGAAAACCTTGAGAATATTGAAAAAACAAGATGGAAAAATCTATTAACAGAAGGAAAAGACTTAGCATACGTGTCAAAAAAGCTTGTAACACTTTATACAGAGTGTCATGCTATTGAAGATATTGAAAAGTATGTTTTACCTCAAGAGAATCCTATTTTAAAAATAGCAGATACTTTAATTGAATATGATTTAAATAGAATTATTTCTAAAGTTGAAAAAGATGGTTTAAGCTATAAAACTTCTATTCCAAAAGGATATGAAGAAAAACCTGTTGAAGTTAAGCAAGAGCTAAAAACAGAGTACATTTTATTAAATGATGAGAAAAAACTTTTAGAAGTAGTTTCATCAATTCCAGAGATTGCTATTGTTGCTTTTGATACTGAAACAACTGACTTAGATGTAAGAAATGCTTCTTTAGTAGGATTCTCTTTCTCTTTTGAAGAAGGAAAAGGTTATTACGTTCCTGTAGGACATTATTATTTAGGTGTTCCTAATCAAGTTTCAAAGGAAGTTTCAAAACAAGCAATTGAGATTTTAAATAAAAGAAAACTTGTATTACAAAACTTCAAATATGATTTTGCAATAGTAAAAAATCAATTAGGAGTAGAACTAAACCTTTATGCTGACACTATGATTTTAGCTTGGCTTTTAGATACAAGTTCAAAAATTGGTCTTGATGCTCTTGCGCAAAAATATTTTGACCATGAAATGATTAGCTTTAAAAGTATTGTAAAAAGAGGAGAAAACTTCTCAAATGTAGATATTAATGAAGCTTGTAAATATGCAGCAGAAGATGCAGTATTTACTAGAAATATCTATTTTAAACTACTTGATGAGTTTAAAGAGAAGGAAATTGAGCATTTAGTTGAATTAGCCCATGAAAAAGAGTTCGACTTTATTTATGTTCTTGCAAATATGGAAGAAAATGGTATCAAACTTGATGTTAAAAAACTTGAAGAACTAAAAGAAAAAAGTAATGCTCACATAATAGAGTTAAAATCAAAAATTTATGAAACAGCTGGTGTTGAGTTTAATATAAATTCACCAAAACAGCTTGGTGAAGTACTTTTTGATACTTTAGGACTTCCTCCTTCTAAAAAGACAAAAAGTGGTTATAGTACAAATGAAGTTGTATTACAAAAACTATATGAAGAGCATGCTGTTATTCCTTTAATTTTAGAGTATAGAGAAGCATTTAAACTACAATCAACATATATTGAGCCACTTTTAGAGTTAGCTTTAAAAGATGATGAAAATAGAATTTATACATCATTTTTACAAACAGGAACAGCAACAGGAAGATTAAGTTCTAAAAATCCAAACTTACAAAATATTCCAGTTAGAACACCAGCTGGAGCAGAGATTAGAAGTGTATTTATTCCAAAAGATGGATATAAGTTAGTGGGAATTGATTACTCTCAAATAGAGTTAAGACTACTTGCACACTTTAGTGAAGATGAAGCTTTAGTATCTGCTTTTAATGATGATAAAGATATTCACCACCAAACAGCAGTTAAAATTTTTGGTGAAGAGGAAGCTAAAGAGAAAAGGTCAATTGCAAAATCAATTAACTTTGGACTTTTATACGGAATGGGAAGTAGAAAACTTGCTGATACTTTAGGAATATCAACTAAAGAAGCAAAGCAGTATATTGAATCATATTTTAAAGCCTTTGTTAGTGTAAAAGACTATTTTAAATCAGTTGAAGATGGTGCTTTAGAAGAAGGTTATGTTGAAACACTATTAAAAAGAAGAAGACTTTTTGATTTTGACTCTGCAAATGCAATGATGAGAGCAGCATATTTAAGAGAATCAGTAAATACACTTTTCCAAGGAAGTGCTGCAGATTTAATCAAACTTTCGATGCTTAAAATATATGAAGAGTTTAAAGATAACGAAGATATAAAAATGTTATTACAAATCCATGATGAACTTATTTTTGAAGTAAAAGAATCAGAGGTTGAGAAAATAACGAATAAACTAGTAGAAATAATGGAAAATATTTATGAGTTAAAGATACCATTAAAAGTATCAAAAACTATTGGTAATACATGGCAAGAGTTAAAATAG
- a CDS encoding response regulator transcription factor: MLKTLKNIRKLYNAKLLVISNDSEVQNSIEAEFDEYFKELVLVKSSAEAIELLRGHSFDMAIIDTNVEAKDFDDACSGITKVAPTLPKVVISDRGSNEDIVTAINNSAYTFLTKPLRPEDIKLSVIMCLNQTKRGDKVEFNNGIYFDEYRDQFFKSGGSLVDFTRLEKGFMKLLISKRGEVVDYDTIKEVVWKGKNMSIYTMRNIVNKIRQKTYYEIVRNHSNKGYTLEFKE; this comes from the coding sequence ATGCTTAAAACTTTAAAAAATATAAGAAAACTATATAATGCTAAACTACTAGTAATAAGTAATGATAGTGAAGTACAAAATAGTATCGAAGCTGAATTTGATGAGTACTTTAAAGAATTGGTGCTGGTTAAAAGTTCTGCGGAAGCAATTGAATTACTAAGAGGTCATAGTTTTGATATGGCTATTATTGATACAAATGTTGAAGCAAAAGATTTTGATGATGCTTGTTCTGGGATTACTAAGGTTGCTCCAACTTTACCAAAAGTAGTTATTTCTGACAGAGGAAGTAATGAAGATATTGTTACAGCAATAAATAATAGTGCGTATACTTTTTTAACAAAACCTTTAAGACCAGAAGATATTAAACTTTCTGTTATTATGTGTTTAAACCAAACAAAAAGAGGTGATAAAGTAGAGTTCAACAATGGAATCTACTTTGATGAATATAGAGACCAATTCTTTAAATCAGGTGGAAGTTTGGTTGACTTCACTAGATTAGAAAAAGGATTCATGAAACTTCTTATCTCTAAAAGAGGAGAGGTTGTAGATTATGATACAATTAAAGAAGTTGTTTGGAAAGGTAAAAATATGTCTATTTATACAATGAGAAACATTGTAAATAAAATTAGACAAAAAACTTATTATGAAATTGTTAGAAACCATTCTAATAAAGGTTATACATTAGAATTTAAAGAATAA
- a CDS encoding (Fe-S)-binding protein yields MAMEKFDYTAISDDCVKCGKCKPVCTIFNINQDEATSPRGFIDLLGAYKRDELELDKNAKDIFESCFLCTNCVEVCPNDLPTDMIIEQVRSDIAQKYGIAWYKRLFFFLLRHRKTMDFLSKLGWMFQTCALKINEKKKSALPRFSLPIVKKDRALPYADSKSFLNKYPETIFAKHKKQVEEKKNKVAIFIGCMSNYTYTKTGDSLVKILKKLELDIFIPKKQLCCGAPAYFTGAFDTVDFLVKHNIEYFESWIDDVDAIIIPEATCSAMINQDWEHYLHDQPEWKERAAKISKKVFMATKWLENNTELKDILAKSDKKMDELVTYHDPCHAKKMQGVWQEPRNLLKQNYNLQEMSDSNRCCGFGGVTMQTEKYDFAKAAGLPKAAMIKDTKAQIVSAECSACRMQITNSLHQADVDVEFKNPIELIAEALD; encoded by the coding sequence GTGGCTATGGAAAAATTTGATTACACTGCTATTTCAGACGATTGTGTGAAGTGTGGTAAATGTAAACCTGTATGTACTATTTTTAATATTAACCAAGATGAAGCAACATCACCTAGGGGTTTTATTGATTTATTGGGTGCATATAAAAGAGATGAATTAGAACTTGATAAAAATGCAAAAGACATTTTTGAGTCATGTTTCTTATGTACGAACTGTGTTGAAGTTTGTCCAAATGACTTACCAACTGATATGATTATCGAACAAGTTAGAAGTGATATTGCTCAAAAATATGGAATAGCTTGGTATAAAAGACTATTCTTCTTCCTTTTAAGACATAGAAAAACTATGGACTTTTTATCAAAACTTGGATGGATGTTCCAAACATGTGCTTTAAAAATAAATGAAAAGAAAAAATCAGCACTTCCTAGATTTTCTTTACCTATTGTAAAAAAAGATAGAGCTTTACCTTATGCTGATTCTAAATCATTTTTAAATAAGTATCCAGAGACTATCTTTGCAAAACATAAAAAACAAGTAGAAGAGAAAAAAAATAAAGTTGCTATTTTTATTGGTTGTATGAGTAACTACACATATACAAAAACTGGTGATTCTTTAGTAAAAATTCTTAAAAAACTTGAACTTGATATTTTTATTCCTAAGAAACAATTATGCTGTGGTGCACCTGCATACTTTACAGGAGCATTTGATACAGTAGATTTCTTAGTAAAACATAATATTGAATATTTTGAGTCTTGGATTGATGATGTTGATGCTATTATTATTCCTGAAGCTACATGTTCTGCCATGATAAATCAAGATTGGGAACACTATTTACATGACCAACCTGAATGGAAAGAAAGAGCAGCTAAAATATCTAAAAAAGTATTTATGGCTACAAAATGGCTTGAGAATAATACTGAATTAAAAGATATCTTAGCTAAGTCTGATAAGAAAATGGATGAGTTAGTTACTTACCATGATCCATGTCATGCTAAAAAAATGCAAGGTGTATGGCAAGAACCAAGAAATCTATTAAAACAAAACTATAATCTACAAGAGATGAGTGATTCTAATAGATGTTGTGGATTTGGTGGAGTTACTATGCAAACTGAAAAATATGACTTTGCAAAAGCAGCAGGACTTCCAAAAGCAGCAATGATTAAAGATACGAAAGCACAAATTGTAAGTGCTGAATGTTCTGCCTGTAGAATGCAAATAACAAACTCTTTACATCAAGCTGATGTTGATGTTGAGTTTAAAAACCCAATTGAACTTATAGCAGAAGCTTTAGACTAA
- the kdsB gene encoding 3-deoxy-manno-octulosonate cytidylyltransferase: MIIIPARLNSSRFENKILVDILGLPMVIRTAKQVSSLDKVVIATDSQEVIDLAKEHGFDAVMTSSEHQSGTDRINEAVNKLNLAEDEIVVNVQADEPFIEEDVIKAVINRVEKVRENDEDIMITSCYKKISSELADDPNHVKVVLNETKNAIYFSRAKVPYHRDHYENSQYYGHLGIYGFTKKSLNKFCSLNPSTLENVEKLEQLRAIDNGHKIAMVEVESKSFGIDTQEDLENALKIFDK; the protein is encoded by the coding sequence ATGATTATAATACCAGCAAGACTAAATTCAAGTAGATTTGAAAACAAAATATTAGTAGATATTTTAGGCTTACCAATGGTTATAAGAACTGCAAAACAAGTTAGTTCATTAGATAAAGTAGTAATTGCAACAGATTCACAAGAAGTTATTGATTTAGCAAAAGAGCATGGTTTTGATGCTGTTATGACATCAAGTGAGCACCAAAGTGGTACAGATAGAATAAATGAAGCTGTAAATAAATTAAATTTAGCAGAAGATGAAATAGTTGTAAATGTACAAGCTGATGAACCTTTTATAGAAGAAGATGTTATAAAAGCAGTTATTAATAGAGTAGAAAAAGTAAGAGAAAATGATGAAGATATTATGATAACATCATGCTATAAAAAAATATCTTCTGAGTTAGCAGATGACCCAAATCATGTAAAAGTAGTTTTAAATGAAACTAAAAATGCTATTTACTTTTCAAGAGCTAAAGTTCCATATCACAGAGACCATTATGAAAACTCTCAATACTATGGACATTTAGGTATTTATGGATTTACTAAAAAATCTTTAAACAAATTTTGTAGCCTTAACCCTTCTACTTTAGAAAATGTAGAGAAACTAGAGCAGCTAAGAGCTATTGATAATGGTCATAAAATAGCAATGGTTGAAGTTGAGTCAAAATCTTTTGGTATTGATACTCAAGAAGACCTAGAAAATGCACTTAAAATATTTGATAAGTAA
- the lgt gene encoding prolipoprotein diacylglyceryl transferase, with the protein MDFWQNIYSHFDPVAVSLGSIDVHWYGIMYALALLSAIFVAKWLIKKDKLPISSDLFDSYIWWVEIGVILGARLGYIIFYDPNSMYYLTHPWQIFNPFINGEFTGISGMSYHGAFIGFLIASILFCKKNKVSFWFLADIAVLGISAGYVFGRIGNFFNQELVGRVTDVSWAINVNGVLRHPSQLYEAVLEGLLIFAILYYFRNKKSFDGQLAIMYGVLYSIARIIAEIFRQPDVQLGFIYSDWLTMGMLISGIFAVLSLSVLLVIDKKRKTT; encoded by the coding sequence ATGGATTTTTGGCAAAATATATATTCTCATTTTGACCCTGTTGCAGTAAGTTTAGGTTCTATTGATGTACATTGGTATGGAATTATGTATGCCCTTGCCCTACTTTCTGCAATCTTTGTAGCAAAATGGCTTATTAAAAAAGATAAACTACCTATTTCATCAGACCTTTTTGACTCATATATTTGGTGGGTTGAAATAGGAGTTATTTTAGGAGCTAGATTAGGCTATATTATATTTTATGACCCTAATTCTATGTATTATTTAACTCATCCGTGGCAAATATTTAATCCTTTTATAAATGGAGAGTTTACTGGTATTTCTGGAATGAGTTACCATGGAGCCTTTATTGGATTCTTAATTGCTTCAATTCTTTTTTGTAAAAAGAACAAAGTATCTTTTTGGTTCTTAGCTGATATTGCTGTACTTGGTATTAGTGCAGGATATGTATTTGGAAGAATCGGGAATTTCTTTAATCAAGAGTTAGTAGGAAGAGTTACTGATGTTTCTTGGGCTATTAATGTAAATGGTGTATTAAGACACCCTTCTCAGCTTTATGAAGCAGTATTAGAAGGTTTATTAATCTTTGCTATTCTTTACTACTTTAGAAATAAAAAAAGCTTTGATGGTCAATTAGCTATCATGTATGGAGTTTTATACTCTATTGCAAGAATTATTGCAGAAATTTTTAGACAACCGGATGTTCAATTAGGATTTATTTATAGTGACTGGTTAACAATGGGAATGCTAATCTCAGGTATTTTTGCAGTTTTAAGTTTAAGTGTTTTACTTGTAATAGATAAAAAAAGAAAGACTACCTAA